The Candidatus Edwardsbacteria bacterium genome has a segment encoding these proteins:
- a CDS encoding B12-binding domain-containing radical SAM protein → MNTLLIYPEYPDTFWGFKHALKFILKKANVPPLGLLTVAALLPKDWTLRLIDLNLRKLKEKEIAWADMVMISAMDAQRPSVQRIVELCHKHNVRTVAGGPLFSANPQDFPGIDHLVLKEAEITLPLFLADLEKGQPQHIYTTDQWADLNKSPRPMWQLADIKKYSSMNLQYSRGCPYNCDFCDISILYGRIPRTKSTRQVLDELEALYKMAWRGGVFIVDDNFVGKKARLKGEVLPQIIAWMDAHKHPFTFITQASIEMADDDDLLSLMARAGFDQVFVGIETPDENSLQECSKFQNKNRDMIAGVKKIQGHGIQVHAGFIVGFDSDPKSIFDTQIKFIQQSGIATAMVSLLNILPKTKLYWRLKDQDRLTKEFSGDNTDFNLNFVPKMGPGPLLEGYRKIVKTIYSPRNYYRRVRTFLREYRPVKAQKPRFSFSRLAALAGSTVVLGLWSKERFQYWGLVFWTLFKRPRLFPTAITMTIYGYHFRKVFHC, encoded by the coding sequence ATGAACACCCTTCTTATCTATCCGGAGTATCCGGATACCTTCTGGGGTTTCAAGCACGCCTTAAAGTTCATCCTTAAAAAGGCCAATGTCCCGCCTCTGGGACTGTTGACCGTGGCGGCCCTGCTGCCCAAAGACTGGACCCTGCGCTTGATCGACCTCAATCTCAGGAAACTGAAAGAAAAAGAAATCGCCTGGGCCGATATGGTAATGATCAGCGCCATGGACGCCCAGCGGCCATCGGTCCAGCGGATCGTGGAACTATGTCATAAGCACAATGTCAGGACCGTGGCCGGCGGGCCGCTGTTCTCGGCCAACCCCCAGGATTTTCCGGGAATAGATCATCTGGTGCTCAAGGAGGCTGAGATCACCCTGCCCCTGTTCCTGGCCGATCTGGAGAAAGGCCAGCCTCAGCACATTTACACCACCGACCAGTGGGCTGATCTTAATAAATCCCCGCGCCCGATGTGGCAACTGGCCGATATCAAAAAATACTCCTCCATGAACCTGCAGTATTCCCGGGGCTGCCCCTACAACTGTGATTTTTGCGATATCTCCATCCTGTACGGTCGGATCCCCCGCACCAAGAGCACCCGACAGGTATTGGACGAATTGGAGGCCCTTTATAAAATGGCCTGGCGGGGCGGTGTTTTTATCGTGGACGATAATTTCGTGGGTAAAAAGGCCCGGCTCAAGGGCGAGGTCCTGCCGCAGATTATAGCCTGGATGGATGCGCATAAGCACCCGTTCACCTTTATCACCCAGGCCTCCATAGAGATGGCCGACGATGACGACCTGCTGTCCCTGATGGCCCGGGCCGGATTTGACCAGGTGTTCGTGGGGATCGAGACCCCGGATGAGAACAGCCTGCAGGAATGCAGCAAATTTCAGAACAAGAACCGGGACATGATCGCCGGGGTCAAGAAGATCCAGGGCCATGGGATCCAGGTCCATGCCGGATTCATCGTGGGCTTTGACAGCGATCCCAAAAGCATCTTTGACACCCAGATTAAGTTCATCCAGCAGAGCGGCATCGCCACTGCCATGGTCAGCCTGCTCAACATCCTGCCAAAAACAAAACTCTACTGGCGGCTAAAGGACCAGGACCGGTTGACCAAAGAGTTTTCCGGCGATAACACCGATTTTAACTTGAATTTCGTGCCCAAGATGGGCCCGGGCCCGCTGCTGGAGGGATACCGGAAAATTGTCAAAACAATTTACTCCCCGAGGAACTACTACCGGCGGGTGAGGACCTTTTTGCGGGAATACCGGCCGGTCAAAGCACAAAAGCCCAGGTTTAGCTTCTCCCGGCTGGCGGCCCTGGCCGGCTCCACTGTGGTGCTGGGGTTGTGGAGCAAGGAACGGTTTCAGTACTGGGGCTTGGTCTTCTGGACCCTGTTCAAAAGACCCCGGCTGTTCCCCACCGCCATCACCATGACCATCTACGGCTACCACTTCAGGAAGGTGTTC